The following are from one region of the Ptychodera flava strain L36383 chromosome 15, AS_Pfla_20210202, whole genome shotgun sequence genome:
- the LOC139150851 gene encoding ankyrin repeat domain-containing protein 54-like: MGDSEILEESLDKSCSSEEGEYTVSNSSSSAATSGGSSHTDPAAASQNESDDFGFRVGFDAWSPEPTAGISYLSLIPIDYFGAGYEFAPGIDDYTGKIKRNNRKSRLWNRRGAVVLHSNPLGKEWQAEKKLHTAVSAGDYRAVCKLLTDGVNPSAADDKHRTPLHVAAAKGVEDIVRALLSYGADPNMKDILGNTPLHLAVFSNHIGVITSLLRGGANAGALDRNGRTPLHLAHSRLTRDQNPACFTSQQLRKEVIEIIGMLKMYMSSMGCDGEVHQLEALSVKLEGTTTKEEVDEIQEMLVGFTNMSLKKQSDTS; encoded by the exons ATGGGAGATTCGGAAATTTTGGAAGAGAGCCTCGACAAGTCGTGTAGTTCAGAAGAAGGAGAGTACACAGTTTCGAACAGCAGTTCTTCCGCTGCTACCAGTGGTGGCAGCAGTCACACCGATCCAGCTGCTGCATCTCAGAACGAATCGGACGATTTTGGTTTCAGGGTAGGATTTGACGCTTGGTCGCCGGAGCCGACCGCTGGAATAAGCTATTTAAGTTTAATACCAATTGACTACTTCGGGGCAGGGTATGAGTTCGCCCCTGGAATTGACGACTACACGGGTAAAATAAAGAGGAACAACAGAAAGTCGAGACTATGGAATCGTCGAGGTGCAGTGGTGTTGCACAGTAACCCCCTTGGCAAAGAGTGGCAAGCAGAGAAGAAATTACACACTGCCGTGAGCGCTGGAGATTACAGAGCAG TGTGCAAGTTATTGACTGATGGCGTGAACCCAAGTGCCGCAGATGACAAGCACAGAACACCATTACATGTTGCCGCAGCCAAAGGCGTGGAAGATATTG TAAGGGCTCTTCTGAGCTATGGTGCTGATCCAAACATGAAGGATATTCTTGGGAATACTCCTCTACATTTAG CTGTATTCAGTAATCACATTGGTGTGATCACATCATTGTTGAGAGGTGGAGCCAATGCAGGTGCTCTGGATAGAAATGGTAGAACACCCTTACACCTTGCACATTCTAGACTGACCAGGGATCAAAATCCAGCTTGTTTTACATCACAGCAACTTAGAAAAGAAGTCATTGAG ATTATTGGTATGTTGAAGATGTACATGTCCAGCATGGGATGTGATGGAGAAGTTCACCAACTGGAGGCTCTCAGTGTCAAACTAGAAGGAACAACAACCAAGGAAGAG gTTGATGAAATTCAGGAGATGTTGGTGGGTTTCACAAACATGAGTTTGAAGAAACAAAGTGATACCAGTTGA